In Lolium rigidum isolate FL_2022 chromosome 3, APGP_CSIRO_Lrig_0.1, whole genome shotgun sequence, the genomic window GCGAGCGCCGCCGACCTGGCCAACGGCAACGGCGTCTTCGGAAGTACATCCGTCAACTTCGTCGCGGACAACAGCAACAATAATATCCCCTCCGTCAACGCGGGCGACATGCCGACCGGTGCGGCGCCCCAAAACGCCCTCTTCGGCACGACCACCATCATCGACGAAGacctcaccgagagccacgagctCGGCGCCGCGGTCGTTGGCAGTGCGCAGGGGTTCCATGTCGCGACCTCGAAGGACGGCATCAGCAAGACGGTCGTCCTGACGGCCATGTTCGGCGGCGGCGAAGTGCACGGCGACACGCTCAGCTTCGTCGGGGTGCACCGGATGGCGGCGCCCGCGTCCCACGTCACCATCATCGGCGGCACCGGGAAGTACCAGAACGCCAAGGGCTTCGCCGCCATTCAGACGCTGCAAACCGACGATCAGCACACCACCGACGGTGGAAAAAACATGCTCCAGTTCAACGTTCACCTCTCCTGAGCAGAGCTGGCTGCTTCTTAACTAATGTACTATTCCAGGTTATATGATGCTTTGCTGTCGCGTTCAACGTTTGTAATTTGAAGTATTTATCCGGAATGCCATATGTGTAATGTAGTAACATAGACCGTTTGATCGTATCTCCAAATCCAAGTAAAGTTCAGTACTCCAACTATTCTCGTGGGAGAACTTTAAAGTGATCAAGCAGTTCATCAAAACATTGATCGCGATTGAGTTCATGGATACATCATACAGATGCAAAATCACCAGAAACGTAGAATAAAAAACCTAATCTAGCCTACCGCAACCCTAAATTTACCAAAAATTGGCCCCGAGATACCTCACCGGGGCTTGTGAGCAGGCGACGAACGACGACCGACGGCGAGCTCCTCCCACTTGAGCTCAACGAGCTCCGTCTTCACGCGGCGAACGGCGTCCTTCCGCTGGAACTCCTCGTAGGCGCACATGCACCTGATGGATGGTCCAGcgcgtgtcctcctcctcgtgctGTCGCGCCTCAGCGGTCTCCTGCTCCTAGACGCAGTGGAGCTTCTTGACGGCTGATCTTGACCATTGGGGGTGCCGGCTCCTCTTCGGCCGCCGTGCCACAATCATCATCGGAGGGGGTGTGGGAGCAACGACAAAGGTGCAAGAAgattgttaagcttcatgcactagccacttgaaccaaaagtccgaactgatggaaagggctaggcaatccacatatacatttcacaacacccccactcgtgtgtgacgggagaagagaaagtcaacacgtgaaagaagaagagcacaccgaaacagggcatcagcggtggctaaagaggggggcaacatcaaggcttaattgcgaaaaccatgtgaaagccaggatttgaactcgagacctagggctctgataccatgttaagcttcatgcactagccacttgaaccaaaagtccgaactgatggaaagggctaggcaatccacatatacatttcacaacaaagATGACCCCACCTCTCCAGCGTACACGTACGTGCGGATTGATAGCGGCGGCGTTAGGCCNNNNNNNNNNNNNNNNNNNNNNNNNNNNNNNNNNNNNNNNNNNNNNNNNNNNNNNNNNNNNNNNNNNNNNNNNNNNNNNNNNNNNNNNNNNNNNNNNNNNgaaggtgatggggaatgcctcgcttagttcctcgcatggcatacacgtaaacattaaatacgagcctcgatcggctctcgggttatctccgtgaatcggctcaaagagccgatccacccatgatccgtgcggggtgcacgaatacttggtgatcctgcttgatcaagataaagctaatgagatctacgacgatttagggttttcaccgcataatcggatcatcctactccagagttgggcctcgcggccacgcacggtgctcataagccgatcctaaacaaggccaaagaaccaacaatgtagttgatccacggaacatcctgtttaggacttgcgaacgccaccctacatgccacttggatcctccccctttgtaaggcctaactattgcgagatattaaactaatccttgcggagcaaggagcaatcgtaacggatcggatctactaaacgatgaacaagcagggtgcgccccatgcccgagataggcatgaggacggctagatatgcaagggttgcactacgtaagcatgtttatacgaagaacaatgctaaccctaacacatctgtgataactacgttgcccgccatcaaagacgcttcgatgcaggcaacgcatgaacaacgtggagcttgtgctgcctagatcgcaagatgcgatctaggcagcatgtcgcttacccgattgaaaccctcgagacgaaggagttggcgatgcgccgagattggtttgttttggggtgaacgttgtgttgttgtttattccataaaccctagatacatatttatagtccagcggactttctaccgtgggaatatcccaccgtgcacgatacaaactctaacttttgatctaaaatataatctactataattaaagatacacgggcaaaccagcccaaattcttcgtgcaaagccgtttcagaaatcttccacgtgtagtcttccaagcccatctctcttacggcccacctctggatttgtccaaaatctggtgataacacatgccccctggttttggaaataatatttccaaaatcattaagctttcctttcgaggggtcatgtcgtggcagagcagagccgttgcagCATCATTATACCCTGTCTtcccagcttctctgcaaaattcgatagctctggcgtcatccccttggaaactgtaatgacattaaatttccaccaggcttATCATTATTTAACTATGCCGATCGACTagccttcttcatccccttcctctgttccagccatcggcacccaaaaaaccctcttcccctgtagcaatgtcttcctcttcctcttccttctcaaacctcttcccccactcctcgccgaagaagaagaacgaggacaagcCTCATTCCGAGgtgaaccccctctcctccgacaatgagaagaaagaaggggaagcagcgaaggccaaggccttcccctccgccaagctcccgccgcgaagcgctcccgcatgtgggcggacagcgaggatgaagatgacgacgaagaagaagaagaggaggaggaagatgaatcttcctcttccgccgggtacccgccaaccaagcgcttccgctctcgGGCGGAcatcgaggacgatgatgatgacgaggaggaagaggctccggccacgggccggggtagcagcgacgaggaactcctcgggagcagcgccgacgacatcgacggcggtgatgacgaggacagcgacgactagtagaaaaggtctagtagtagcagtgcactaggcactagatccctcttttgagagccatcggctctctcttgtaaagccgctcctctcGAATTAATGAAATTGCCCTTTTGATTCATCTTTCAATTGCTCCAATTTCACTCCTTCCGCTCGTCATGTGAAGACCGATAGTAATGTAtcggatttcttttcttttggacaCTCATGAAGCCGAACTCTCATGTCGATTAGCTCGTAGGCCAggaacttctcaatttcaggctgCGATTTGGTGTCTGATCATAATTCTTCGCAGTAccttagccgatgactactcatcggctatTCCGAGAATCTAGTCCCTTTCCTCCTTTCGCagcgacaggacggtccaaaaTTTGTAAAAACCGATGTCCTCCTTCCCTGATTCCTCTCTATAGCTTCAGCAGTCTTCTTTCACGGCCGGAACTGCTTCCAGAGAGGATCACGATGCAGGATCCaacgatgcaactccaatcggttTCTTAAGAACCAGATCTCCATGTAgtccgttgccccccgagtcttcatCAAGGCGAGGACAGTCGTAATCAACCACATGTGTCACCATCGGCCTCCGAATCGTAATGCAAAATCAGCCGATTCCATCAAAATCGGCTTTCTAAAGAacttttagggcgagctgccccccgagccttcgtCAAGGCAAGAATACCGGCAAGGATGCATAAGTCGTTGAGCGCGTAGCCGTaggccgccggtgggttttggccccGTGCAAGCTGTACTAAAGTCGATGATCgcgcatcggcttcgcttcttgcgaatttttttttatttggccgatttttctcaatcggcccccaatgttcctCTCGCACACATGTACGCACATGTTTATCCGCATAGGTTCATCCGACTatatgcccccgagccgaatctgccaaatgaccgcagatatcggctttcatgGTTAGTCGAGGCAccgcacttgcacgtcggcttcgtAAAGATTCATGCTGACTTTCTTCGCCGACGTGGCCGCCGCCCGGTGGCTCGTTGCTTGAACACAAACGAGAATATGTgcagaggataattttggccgattgctggaatcggcctccacattgcttgttcgatgaaggttccgTGATGAagattttgtaatgttcctccataaattttttggggccgatcacaaggatcagcctcgcacggtttgctcattggtttaatcttgctacccagttaggctggataaaaccaacccaacctctgacttgatgcgcctgctgtcgtccaccttgagtgcatcgtataatcgtggagcactaagctctgtcggtaagacaagcaccatgtttgtgccagccgatgtttcatcatcggctttctttgcttaggacgccactccattcttcgtggacgaccctcttcatccagggctcgctgaacctttgcagctagatcaggccgtgccttccttagcgtatgcagatataacctttcggcttcctccaggccgcgcaaccgctgaaccctgcgtttacgtgaacggctgagtccgtcgagggcaccaccttggacggtggtactgtcttcttcttcttctagcccttcgtcttcggaatcctcaagatctgcccaacgaagtGACTCGAGCACGTTTGCTctggtggtgggagaggccctaagcgctcaaacacggacacgttggctgcctccttcttcttcttgttgcattacgggcaattgccgattgtgggcaatcggctcattcctgaatcccagcagtgtctgaagaaagggcagtcccaatgtctggcgttgtcatccggctcccttgatgtgtccgtggcatggcgctcgtgctcctcctcatcgcgatcctgccgacgatgtcttctggcttctctagccaaacgtcctccttcatcatcatagttggaccgtcggcgttggtcatactgactcacatatttgttgaggaggtggtcagagagaggtcgttgatatcttatattcttcacttctccctctgtgacgtagcgcttgccatcatgatggagccgatcgcgtggagcggcctcggtccgtatccttgctatgagagcagctgccctcatctccatctttgccggagtggttcccgggtcctaccatgttgatgccgaacgtggGACCTGGGCTGGCAGCCCTCGgggtagatgacttctaccatgttaacggcggggaagggctgggtgtctaccttcatggcgtactggttgaaaattaaacgccccttctctatcgccgcttggatgtgttgacgccacaccctgccgtcgttggtggcatgggaaagcgaattGTGGAATttacagtacggctttccgtttagctcttgcgccgtggggaacttgagaccttcgggaatcgtcaagctgtttctccttgagcaggaggtcgaagatttgttcggtcttggtcacgtcaaaatcaaatcccacaggcggccccggtggctttacccatttgcgggacacggggttcctccccgagtccactcagccatcgctacttcttggtctcccgcgaggcaCTTCactttcctctcgtatcgaccatgactatcgcacgcttgaacttgtcttggtacgggtgcgggtggcgctgttcatatgctgatagtttcgaaccatgtgcgccggcgagggataatcgcttgggaggccatgtccttgagctgtgttgcaaggccagcctacgccaactcgatcgcttccttttcggttatacgaaccgaataacatcggttcctaaggttccctgaagcgctggatgtactctgtcaccgtttctccgcgcttcgacgtagttgtgctagatcggcaatgctagactcggaagcttcgaatgatattgcatatggaactgttcttccaattgcttccaagactggatggagtttgcttggcaaagaggtataccatccaaaagccgatcccgtgagggactcgtgaaaagagcctcacgcgtagttgatccgacaccgaagccggtcctagttgcgccaaatatcggccgatgtgctcgatggagctggagccatccgatccactgaatttggagaagtcgaggagccgatatttaggtggcagcgggatcatctcgtactcatcggggtacggcttggaatagccgattgccctccttttcggcataatgccgaaccggtctctcggtatggtaccgatccgatccgctgtgtcGGCCGCGGGAGATGcgctacgaagattcgccggggtggcgtacttagccagccatgtttgcttttccagctacgagccaagctgcaggagctgggctcgggagtttcgtcggggtggcgtacttagttagccacgtacgcttctcaagctacgtcggccgacgttcctcctgtttgcgccggagtccccgacgttgtggcctggtttgagagtgcccgatTGCCACaatcggcacatacgtgcacgcgtatccttgagggatctccttaggcgcctcaaccaagaactggtagtcactagggtcaccaccgatcttgtagacgacgaatgccggtgtagccggcacttcagcctggtgctgccaacgcatatggcagcggtggacgggaccggagtggcaactctccttggtgcgtcccgagagctggtcccgacggcgagtaccggtggctcatgatctcctggatcacgcgcgagcgagacgctccaacacgttgaccaagttttcgagtggcggtgtagcgagtgagccaccaagtagttaatCTCCTCGCCGCGGGGccatggtgcgttcctccgacgggcgagagagatctatcccatcgagtgcaccttgtggtgagaatcctttccatctgatgccatgggtacgggttctctgaaaagagccgatgaggtcggcttcgagggtggccttgatctcgtcatgtttcttcttgagctcagcaggcagctcctcgtaggtgactggcgtgccgtccgtcgccatctcagatgtagatggcgatgtggttgatgtagacgattgtcccaccgggcgtgccagaatgtgttgaccgccaaaacccaccgtcgggcagcgacagtcagcactagtagagccgggaagagcctagagctgcggctggctgagacccctccgagcgacggcccgcaatgctcttcggtcacacgcggcgatgcgaagtgcaagggcgtgccacctgacctatacctggtcgggaaggtgatggggaatgcctcgcttagttcctgcatggcatacacgtaaacattaaatacgagcctcgatcggctctcgggttatcccgtgaatcggctcaaagagccgatccacccatgatccgtgcggggtgcacgaatacttggtgatcctgcttgatcaagataaagctaatgagatctacgacgatttagggttttcaccgcataatcggatcatcctactccgggttgggcctcgcggccacgcacggtgctcataagccgatcctaaacaaggccaaagaaccaacaatgtagttgatccacggaacatcctgtttaggacttgcgaacgccaccctacatgccacttggatcctccccctttgtaaggcctaactattgcgagatattaaactaatccttgcgagcaaggagcaatcgtaacggatcagatctactaaacgatgaacaagcagggtgccgcccccatgcccgagataggcatgaggacggctagatatgcaagggttgcactacgtaagcatgtttatacgaagaacaatgctaaccctaacacatccgtgataactacgttgcccgccatcaaagacgcttcgatacgggcaacgcatgaacaacgtggagcttgtgcttgcctagatcgcaagatgcgatctaggcagcatgtcgctacccgattgaaaccctcgagacgaaggagttggcgatgcgccgagattggtttgttttggggtg contains:
- the LOC124695488 gene encoding dirigent protein 24-like, with the translated sequence MVKVALCLMVALAVASCAFAGRVLDEHPAATPPVQAPLPVDPLQVPTEPSADPVVVPVPGPAAALPLPSNAAGAAGAAPTAAEGVTANGGVSDAGDHPPLTFFMHDILGGGSRPMAALMVTGVVASAADLANGNGVFGSTSVNFVADNSNNNIPSVNAGDMPTGAAPQNALFGTTTIIDEDLTESHELGAAVVGSAQGFHVATSKDGISKTVVLTAMFGGGEVHGDTLSFVGVHRMAAPASHVTIIGGTGKYQNAKGFAAIQTLQTDDQHTTDGGKNMLQFNVHLS